The Hymenobacter sp. DG25A nucleotide sequence ATGCATCTGCTGATCCTGGCCGGTATTATTCCCTATGCCATGGTGTGGGGCGGACGGCTGCAGAATAAAGCGCAGATGGTGCGCTTTGAAACCGTATCCGTGCTGGTGAATATTCTGATGCTGGCCGTGGTGGCACTTAGGGCCGGGCTGCTGCGGGTGCGCTTGCAGCCCCTCGTCGGGCAAATTCTGCTGGGGCTGATGGCCGGCCTCTTCCTGCTGAATACGGTGGGAAATCTGCTGTCCACAAACCCGGTGGAACAAGGGTTTTTCACGCCCTTAACGCTGGTGCTTTTTCTATTGAGTCTGCGGCTGGCGTTGGATGCGCCCGAAAAAAATCATTTTCCGGTAAACCAGTTGTAAGCCTGCCAGTTATCAGGAGGCGCCGGTTATGTTTGCCGTGCACTGAACCGTAGCGAGGGAAAGAGGGGGACAGAGTATCCGGAGCAGTTTTGCTAGGTTTTTCGGCCTTGGGTTGATACCTTATAAAGGGCGGACTGAAAAGCTTGGAGGGTACAAAAACCGGTCAGACTGCCTGCTGCATATACCCGGAACAAAGGCTATAGATTATGCATCATATCGTTTATCATAGCAGCGCCGTGGGGCAGCAAACAGCCGCCGACCTCGCCTTTATCCTGCAGCAGGCCCGGGCCAACAACGCCCGGCTCGGCATTACGGGGTTGCTGCTGTACGGCAACGGAAGCTTTGTGCAGGTGCTGGAAGGAGAGGAGGAGGCCGTGCGGCAGGTGTACGGCAAAATTCAGGAAGATTACCGGCACACCCGCGTGCATACCCTTTCCGATGGCCCTATTCCGCGGCGCACCTTTCAGGACTGGACCATGGGATTTCAGCCGCTGTCGGGGGCAGACTTTGAGCGTATCGCCGGCTACATTAATCCTTACCGCACTAACTTTTTGGATGCTCACCTGCCCGCCATGGAAGAGGGCATGCTGGAAATGCTCAAGTCCTTCGTGGAGGATGAAAGCAGCCAGCTTTAGACCGGCCGTGCTGTCTGTCACTTTTATTATTGGGTACTGGCCAAAGTTTTTTAGAGCAGGTGCAGCGCTGCCCGGGTGAATTATTTACAGAAAATCTGATTTAAAATATACAAGGTATAATATATTGATATTCAGGATTATATGATGCTGATTAAGGCCAATTCGGGTAGGAGATAAGGGCTATACCTGGCACAGGATGAACCTAAAGCGAGGCTCGCCCGTTACCCTCATGTCTATCGACGCTGGCTTCTAACGCTGCTCCTTAAGCCGGGCAGACCAAAAAAAGGCGTACGTTTACATTGTTAAAGGCAAAATGCCTCGTGTCACTACCATTCCTTCCGTGTTGAAAAATAGTAGAGTTCCGTTGCCAGTTGCTTCATTTTCACCACTTTCCTAAGCATCATGTCAACAGGAACCGTAAAATTCTTCAATGAAACCAAAGGCTTTGGTTTCATCAACGACGCCGCTACCGGCCAAGACGTATTTGTCCACGTAACGGGCCTCATCGACGAAATTCGTGACAACGATAAAGTTGAATTCGAAGTGGAAGAAGGCCGTAAAGGTCTGAGCGCTGTTAAAGTGCGTCGCGCTTAATTAACGCGAACTTCCTTAAAGAAGTAAAGAAGCATGCCCCCGGGCATGCTTCTTTTTTTGTGCCCGCTCTGCCCGTAGCATCTCCATATACAGGTACAGGATCTGGTAAGTAAGCTACTGGTTTAGAAGGCCTCAACCCCGCCGGATTCTTCCCCGTTTCAACTTCATAGCTAACCCCTTTCGCTATGAAGCTGCTTGCTACGCTCTTCCTCTCCGGCTCTCTGCTACTGGCCGGCAGCCCTGCCGCCACTGCCCAGCAGTCCCGGTCCCCGTATCATACCCGCTTTGGAGTTGATGCACCCATTACCGCGGGCCTGGGCGCGGTGAGTGGCCTGGGGCTGTACCTCATATCCCAAAAGCACGGCCGCTCCGATGCCGAGCTGGCCGCGTTAGACAAAAACGATTTGCCCCGCATGGACCGGTTTGCTGCCGGCAACTATAATGAGGATGCCATCCTGGCCAGTAACATACTTTGTTATGGCTCATTAGCCGTGGCGCCGGGCGTGCTGGCCCTTAACTCTGACATTCACGACCGGTTCGGGCAAGTGGCCGGTTTGTATCTGGAATCGATGAGTGCCACGGCGGCCATTTTTACCATGACGGCCGGCACGGTATACCGCAACCGCCCGTTCCTGTATGGGCCCGAAGGGCCGGCCAATAAGCGTAAGAGCCACATTGCCACCAACTCGTTTTTTGCCGGCCACACGGCCCACGCGGCCACGGCCACCTTTTTTGCCGCCAAAGTATTTCATGATTTCCACCCCGACTCCCCGGCCGAGCCTTTGGTGTGGGGTGCCGCGGCCATCATTCCGGCGGCCGTAGGCTACGCCCGCATCGAAGCCGGCAAGCATTTCCTGACCGATAACCTGGTGGGCTATGCCCTGGGGGCCACCATAGGGGTAGTAGTGCCGCAGCTGCACAAAACTGCCGGCCGCACCGGCCTTTCCATCCTTCCAATGCAGGGGCTGAATGTGAATGGCTATTCCTACGGGGGCCTGCTGATAACCCAACAGCTGTAAAAGAAGCGCGAAGCGGATAGTCGGCTTTTGTCCGGGAAGCTTCTTTCTTTGTGCCCACTTCTGGCCTTGCTTCCTATGCAGTCTGCCCGCACTGTTTTCCTCGTTCGTCCCACCCGTTTTGGCTTCAACCCGGAAACGGCCGCCTCCAATTACTTTCAGCAGACAATGGCCGGCCTGAGTGCCGAAGAGGTGCAGGAACAGGCTTTTGCGGAGTTTGATGCCATGGTGACCACCCTGCGCGCCCACGGCATGCAGGTACTGGTGTTTGAGGATACGGCCGTGCCGCCCAAGCCCGATGCCGTATTTCCCAACAACTGGCTTACCCTGCACCCCGACGGCCGCGTGCTGCTTTACCCCATGTGCGCACCCAACCGCCGCCCGGAGCGCCGCCCCGATATTCTGGCAAGCCTGGGGCAGCAGTTCGCCATCAAAGAAATTCTCGACTTCTCGGCCCACGAGCAGCAGGGCCGTTTCCTGGAAGGTACCGGCAGCATCATCTTCGACCACGTGCACCGCCTGGCCTACGCCTGCCTCTCGCCCCGCACCAATGCGGGCTTGCTGCAGGAAGTATGCGCCCACCTGGGGTACCAGCCGGTAGCTTTCCATGCTTATGATGCCCGGCACCAGGAAATCTACCACACTAACGTGATGATGTGTATTGGCGCCGGCTTTGCCGTGGTGTGTCTGGAAAGCATTACCGATGCCCAGGAGCAGGCTCTGGTCGTGGTCTCGCTTACGGCTACCGGCCACGAGCTGGTGCCTATTTCCCTGGCGCAGGTAGCCAGCTTTGCCGGCAACATGCTCACGCTGCAGCCGGATGCTGGTCCTGAACTGCTGGCCATGTCTCAGCAGGCGTTTGATGCGCTGCTGCCCGCGCAACGAGAGGCCCTAGGCCGGTACTGCAAGCTAGTGCCGCTGCCTATTCCTACCATTGAAACCATTGGGGGCGGCAGCGCCCGGTGCATGCTGGCCGAAGTGTATTTGCCGGCCCTGCCGGCCCCGGTTTCCTAAACCGGCTTCTCAGCCTGTTATTATTAAAAAAGCGGTTGCTCCTCAGCAGGAGGCCAGCTTATTGTGGATATGCTTTTAGGTTTCAGGAGTTTTCAGTAAATTATATACCGGGCGGCAGGCCAAAGGAAGAGGGCGAAGGAACCGCGGTTTTCGGATATACGCAGGCCAAAAACGGACATGACGTACGATTTTCATAAGCTGGTAGAAGTGCCGGCCAATGGGCCCACGCTGACGGGAGAGCTGATCCTGCCGACCAATGCCCGTGCCCTGGTCATATTCTCCCACGGCAGTGGCAGCAGCCGGCTAAGCTCGCGCAATAACTTTGTAGCCTCCGTTCTGCACCAGCACGGCATCGGCACCTTCCTCTTCGATTTGCTCACCAGAATTGAAGACACGATTTACGCCAACCGGTTTGATATTCCGTTGCTGACCCAACGGCTGGTTGCCGCCACCAAATTCCTGGATACGCTGCCGCCGGCCGCCGGCCTGCCCTTTGGCTATTTTGGCGCCAGCACCGGCGCTGCCTCGGCTCTGGGCGCGGCAGCCATACTGCCTGACCGCATCAGCGCGGTAGTATCCCGTGGGGGCCGCCCCGATATTACCGGCCCCGGCCTGGGCCACGTGCATGCCGCCACGCTCCTGATTGTGGGCGGCCTGGATGTGGAGGTGCTGGCCCTGAATGAGAAGGCGCTGGCTGTTCTGCCCGGCATCAAGCGGCTGGCCATTGTTCCCAGCGCCACGCACCTGTTTGAGGAGCCCGGCGCCCTAAACCGGGTGGCGGAGCTGGCCGCCGACTGGTTCAGCAAATACCTGCACCCGGTGCCACAACCCACCTCTTAACCCGCCCGCCATGTTCCTGAACCGTCATGATGCTGCAACCCAACTGGCTGCAAAGCTGACCAAGTACCGCGGGCAGGATGGCATTGTGCTGGCTATTCCCCGCGGCGGGGTGCCCCTGGGCTATGTAATAGCGCAGACGTTGGGCTTTCCGCTGGAGGTAGCGCTGTCCAAAAAAATAGGCCACCCCGCCAACCCGGAGTATGCCATTGGCTCGGTTACGCTGGATGGGGCAGTGGTGAATGAAAATGCCGCTGGCATTTCGATGCGATATATTGAAGAAGAAACAGCGCGCATTCAGGCCAAGCTGCGCGAGAATTTCCGGCTGTTCATGGGCGGCCACACCCCTACCAAGCTCAAGGGCAAAACAGTAATTGTGGTAGATGATGGCATTGCCACCGGGCACACCATGGTCAGCATTGTGCAGGCTATTCGCAAAAGCCAGCCCGGCAAGCTGATTGTAGCCGTGCCGGTGGCGCCGCCCCATGCCGCCCACCAGCTCCGGCCGCTGGTAGATGAGTATGTCTGCCTGTCGCAGCCGGAGGGCTTTATGGCGGTAGGGCAGTTTTACGTCGATTTTGAGCAGGTCAGCGACGAAGAAGTCATAGATTTTCTACACAAGAATGCCGCCACAACAACCAGTCGTGGCGGCATGTAAAGTGAGGGAAAGCAGCGAAGCGGGCTTCCTGCTATTGAACAGCGGCGGGCATCTGGTTCAGGCCCAGCACAGCGCTGGTATGCGCCCGTAACTCTTCCACCAGCTGGGGGTTATCGTTCAGCTCCTGCCCATAAGAAGGAATCATCTCGCGCATTTTGGCCTGCCATTCCGGCGTGGCAGCCTGCTGCGGAAAGCACCGTTGCGTGAGGCCAATCATGATGCTGACGGCCGTAGATGCCCCCGGCGAAGCACCCAGCAGAGCAGCAATAGAGCCATCGGAAGCGGCGACTACTTCGGTGCCGAATTCCAGCACCCCGCCTTCCTTGGCGTCTTTCTTGATAACCTGCACGCGCTGACCGGCTATTTCCAGCTCCCAATCGGGGCCCTGGGCGGTGGGCATATATTCCCGCAGCGCTTCCAGCCGGTCTTCCGGCGACTGGCGCACCTGGTCAATCAGGTATTTGGTCAGCGACATGTTCTTGAGGCCCGCAATAATCATGGGCCGCATGTTGCTGAGCTTCACGGACAGGGGCAGGTCCAGGTAGGAGCCCTGCTTCAGAAACTTGGTGCTGAAGCCCGCATAAGGGCCGAACAGCAGCTCCTGCTTGCCATTGATAACCCGCGTATCCAGGTGCGGCACCGACATCGGCGGTGAGCCTACGGCCGCTTTGCCGTATACTTTGGCGTGGTGGCGGGCTATAACGTCGGGGTTCACGCACTTCAGCCACTGCCCGCTTACCGGGAAGCCGCCAAAGCCCGTGCCTTCCGGAATGCCGGATTTGATGAGCAGAGGCAGCGAGCCGCCACCAGCGCCAATGAAAACAAACGGCGCCCGGATCTTCACTTCGGCCTCAGAAGCCAGGTTTTTGGCTTTGATGCGCCAGAGGCCGTCTTCTTTCTGCTTGAGCTTTTCCACCTCGTGGTGGAAGTAGAAGGATACACCCGGCTTAGCCTGCAGCAGCGTAAACATGCCGCGGGTGAGGGAGCCAAAGTTTACGTCGGTACCCAGGTCCATTCGGGTGGCGGCTACGGGCTGCTGCGGGTCGCGGCCTTCCATAATCAGGGGCATCCACTGCGCCAGCTCGTCGCGGTTTTCTGAGTACAGCATACCCTGGAACAGCGGCGACTGTATTAGCGCCGTGTGGCGCTTGCGCAGGAAATCCACGTTTTTATCGCCCCACACAAAGCTCATGTGGGGAATATGATTGATAAAGCGGGTGAGCTCTTTTACCTGGTATTGCTCCGCCAGATACGCCCAGAACTGCTTTGACTGCTCAAACTGCTCGGCAATTTTAATGGCCTTGGATATATCAATGCTGCCATCGGCCTGCTCCGGGGTGTAGTTCAGCTCGCAGAAGGCGGAGTGGCCGGTGCCGGCATTGTTCCAGGCGTCGGAGCTTTCGGCGGCAGCCACATCCAGGCGCTCAAAAATGGCAATGGTTAGCTCGGGGCGCAATTCCTTGAGCATCATGCCCAAAGTAGCGCTCATTATGCCCGCCCCAATCAATACAATATCGGCGGTGAGCGGTGCGGAGGTGTCAGTAGTACTCATAAGGAAATATCGATGCGTACAGGTTACGACGAAAGCCGGTAAAGGGGTTCCGGTAATTTAGTCTGTGGCCGGTGCCTGTCCCGGCAAAACGCCATGGCCGGAGGAGTCATCTGTTTGAAATTCAAAGCAATGTAGCAGCTCCCATGGCCCGCCTCGGTAGGCCCATAAACGCAGCCCGGTGCCGGTAGCCTCAAAGGGAGTAAACTGGCTCTGCAGCTGCTCAAATAAGGCGCGGGCGGTGGCGGGCGCCACCTTGTTTTGAATGGTAACGTGCGGCCGGCGCCGCTGCAAGTCCTGGGCCGTGAGGGAGGCTTGCCAGTGCAGCTGCAGGCGGCGGTGCAGGGCATCTACGGTAGGGCTTTCCAAAGCATAGGCCACGCCCTGCCCCAGAAACCGCACCCCGGTTACCTGCAGCGGAATGGGCTGCAGCCGGGCGCTTTCAGCTTTTAGATGATGGACAATCAGGCCCAGATCAGCGCCCGGTAAATGATGAAACAGGGTGAGGTGAGCGGCGAGGTAATTGCGCGCGGGCGGGAAATGCTGCAGGCGCAGCTGGTTGAAAAAAGCGGTGGAAACCGCATCCAGCTGCAGCGTCAGAATCAGGGGAGCATCTGCGGTGGTCTGCATGCTACGCTTTCTGCAGGGCGGCCAGGGCCTCTACGCTGGTGAGAACCTGCCCGCCGCGCCGGATAATATCGGCCGTGGCCTGCGCAGAGCCTTCTTCCGAAATAGCCCGGGTGGCATCTGCCAGCACCACCGTTTCAAAGCCTTCGGCCAGGGCATCCTTGGCCGTGAAGTAAACGCAATAATCGGCGGCCAGGCCGGCAATGTATACCTGCGTTACGCCTTTGCCGCGCAGGTAGTGCGCCAGCCCGGTTGACTTCAGGTGCCCATTATCATAGAAGCCGCTGTAGCTGTCAATTTCGGGGTTCATGCCTTTGCGGAAAATGGCCTCTATGCGGCGGGTATCCAGGGCCGGGTGCAACTCAGTGCCGGCAGTATCCTGCACGCAGTGGTCGGGCCACAGCACCTGAGGCTGGCCGTGCAGCTCAATGGTGGAAAACACGGCCTGCCCGGCGTGTGCGGAGGCAAAGCTTTTGTGCCCGCCGGGGTGCCAGTCCTGGGTGGCCACCACCAACTCAAACTGCGGCTGCAGGGCATTCACCAGCGGAATAATAGCGTCGCCCTCGGGCACGGCCAGCGCCCCGCCGGGCACAAAATCGTTTTGAATATCTATCAGCAACAGGGCCTTCATAGCAGAGAATCCAGAGAAAGAAAAGAGGGTGAATAACGCCAAAAACACTACAAACAGGAAAGAAAGCAGTTTGTCACCGGCCCGGGGAAATACACCATCGGCCACAGTCAGCTGAGCTATCCGGCTCCCACTCAAACAAATTATTAAAGATTTGCTATATCTTGTCGAACCACATGTATATGTGGTGGTTAGGGTATAAAAGGTGGTCTACCTTTGTGCCGCAACGCACTATTGGATACCGGCAGCTAGCAATACCGTGTTTGGGTTGGATAGGTTGACTATTTAGAAACAGAATACACCTTCATGATTTATAAGGGCAAGGTTATCGAAAACCCGGTAACGGGGCAGAGTATTCGTTTTATTGAAACGGCGAAAGACTCCGGCGGTAAAAAGGTGGAGATAGAGGTCATCTATCCCAAAAGCACTATTCAGCCGCTGCTTTACTACCATCCGTTGCAGGAAACCTGCCTGGAGGTAACGCAGGGGGAGCTGCACCTGCGGCTAAACCATACCGAACAGGTGCTGAAAAAAGGGGAGAAGCTGCTGATTGCGGCCGGCCAGCCCCACACCCTGTGGAATGCCACCGACCTGCCCACCATTTTGCGCTGGACCGCCACGCCCGCCCTGCGCAGCGAGGAGTTTCTGACCTCGGTATTTCAACTGGCGCAGGATGGGCAGGTTTCCGCGGCCGGCAACCCTACGCTATTGCAGTTTGCGTTGCTGATGCGTGAGTACCGGCAGGAGTATCGGCTGGCAGCACCGGCCCGCTGGCTGTGGTGGATGCTTTTTGCCGTGCTGCGGCCCATTGCCCGCCTGACCGGCCTGCAGGAAGTACGTCCGCGCTAGCGGGCTTGGCATCTTCTGCCGATGCGCGTACGTAGGAGCCGCAACCGTACCTGTGCCGCGCAGGTATCGCCACCCCGGTCACGCTCCCCCGTTCTATGTTTGCTCATCTGAAAGCGCAGGCCAAAGCCCTTAAGGCCGAGCTGTACGCCCTGTATTATGCCGCGCAGGATGCCCGCACTCCCTGGTACGCCAAGGCCCTGATGGGTTTTACCATTGCCTACGCCATGAGCCCCATCGACCTGATTCCGGACTTTATACCGGTGCTGGGCTACCTGGATGACCTGTTGATTGTGCCCGCCTGCATTGCCCTGAGCATCCGCCTGATTCCGGCCGAAGTAATGGTGCAGGCCCGCCTGCGCGCCCAGGAGGAGGCGCTGGAGAAAAAGCCCAACTGGCTGGCCGGCGGCATTATTCTGGCCTTATGGGTAGTAGTGCTGGGCATAGCCGGACACTACGCCTACGGCTGGTATGTGCATCGTGCGCAGAGCCGCTAACGCACCTCAATCTTCTGAGAAAACGGCCGCCCCGCCTCATCTTTAGTGGTGAGGTAATATAAGCCAGCCGGCAGGCCAGCCGTAGCCACGCGCAACGGGGTGTGCTGTGCCGGCCCCGCAAGCCGCCGCACTACCTGTCCCAGCCCGTTAAGCAGCAGAACCTCCCTTGCCCTGCCTGCGCCTTCTACCACCAGAAAATCGTGGGCCGGGTTGGGGTAAGCCGCCCAGGCCGTCTGCGGCTGATAGGTTAGGGTTTCTACCGGAGAATAGGCCCGCGTGCCATCCAGATCCTCCATGGCCAGCCGGTAGAACAGCTGGCCCGTGGGCGGCGCAGTATCCCGGGCCTGGTAGCGGGCGCCGTGCGGGTTATTGGTGGCCGGAACCGTGGCTACTGCCGTCCAGCCCAGCCCATCCTGGCTGCGCTGCACGGTAAACTGCCGCATATTTTCTTCGGAAGCGGTTTCCCACTGCAGCTCTACCTGGCCGGTGCCTGGGCGGGCAGAAAAGCTGATCAACTCAACCGGCAGCGGTAAGGCGCCGGCAAAGCTAACGGCATCACCCCGGGAGCACCCAAACTTCCCGTTATATTCCAGGCCGGTATAGTAGCCAGTGGTGCGGTCTACCCGATAAATGCTGCCGCTGTTGGCCGTTA carries:
- a CDS encoding malate:quinone oxidoreductase, whose amino-acid sequence is MSTTDTSAPLTADIVLIGAGIMSATLGMMLKELRPELTIAIFERLDVAAAESSDAWNNAGTGHSAFCELNYTPEQADGSIDISKAIKIAEQFEQSKQFWAYLAEQYQVKELTRFINHIPHMSFVWGDKNVDFLRKRHTALIQSPLFQGMLYSENRDELAQWMPLIMEGRDPQQPVAATRMDLGTDVNFGSLTRGMFTLLQAKPGVSFYFHHEVEKLKQKEDGLWRIKAKNLASEAEVKIRAPFVFIGAGGGSLPLLIKSGIPEGTGFGGFPVSGQWLKCVNPDVIARHHAKVYGKAAVGSPPMSVPHLDTRVINGKQELLFGPYAGFSTKFLKQGSYLDLPLSVKLSNMRPMIIAGLKNMSLTKYLIDQVRQSPEDRLEALREYMPTAQGPDWELEIAGQRVQVIKKDAKEGGVLEFGTEVVAASDGSIAALLGASPGASTAVSIMIGLTQRCFPQQAATPEWQAKMREMIPSYGQELNDNPQLVEELRAHTSAVLGLNQMPAAVQ
- a CDS encoding phosphoribosyltransferase, whose translation is MFLNRHDAATQLAAKLTKYRGQDGIVLAIPRGGVPLGYVIAQTLGFPLEVALSKKIGHPANPEYAIGSVTLDGAVVNENAAGISMRYIEEETARIQAKLRENFRLFMGGHTPTKLKGKTVIVVDDGIATGHTMVSIVQAIRKSQPGKLIVAVPVAPPHAAHQLRPLVDEYVCLSQPEGFMAVGQFYVDFEQVSDEEVIDFLHKNAATTTSRGGM
- a CDS encoding 2'-5' RNA ligase family protein; protein product: MQTTADAPLILTLQLDAVSTAFFNQLRLQHFPPARNYLAAHLTLFHHLPGADLGLIVHHLKAESARLQPIPLQVTGVRFLGQGVAYALESPTVDALHRRLQLHWQASLTAQDLQRRRPHVTIQNKVAPATARALFEQLQSQFTPFEATGTGLRLWAYRGGPWELLHCFEFQTDDSSGHGVLPGQAPATD
- a CDS encoding cold-shock protein; protein product: MSTGTVKFFNETKGFGFINDAATGQDVFVHVTGLIDEIRDNDKVEFEVEEGRKGLSAVKVRRA
- a CDS encoding BLUF domain-containing protein codes for the protein MHHIVYHSSAVGQQTAADLAFILQQARANNARLGITGLLLYGNGSFVQVLEGEEEAVRQVYGKIQEDYRHTRVHTLSDGPIPRRTFQDWTMGFQPLSGADFERIAGYINPYRTNFLDAHLPAMEEGMLEMLKSFVEDESSQL
- a CDS encoding dienelactone hydrolase family protein, whose translation is MTYDFHKLVEVPANGPTLTGELILPTNARALVIFSHGSGSSRLSSRNNFVASVLHQHGIGTFLFDLLTRIEDTIYANRFDIPLLTQRLVAATKFLDTLPPAAGLPFGYFGASTGAASALGAAAILPDRISAVVSRGGRPDITGPGLGHVHAATLLIVGGLDVEVLALNEKALAVLPGIKRLAIVPSATHLFEEPGALNRVAELAADWFSKYLHPVPQPTS
- the ctlX gene encoding citrulline utilization hydrolase CtlX — its product is MQSARTVFLVRPTRFGFNPETAASNYFQQTMAGLSAEEVQEQAFAEFDAMVTTLRAHGMQVLVFEDTAVPPKPDAVFPNNWLTLHPDGRVLLYPMCAPNRRPERRPDILASLGQQFAIKEILDFSAHEQQGRFLEGTGSIIFDHVHRLAYACLSPRTNAGLLQEVCAHLGYQPVAFHAYDARHQEIYHTNVMMCIGAGFAVVCLESITDAQEQALVVVSLTATGHELVPISLAQVASFAGNMLTLQPDAGPELLAMSQQAFDALLPAQREALGRYCKLVPLPIPTIETIGGGSARCMLAEVYLPALPAPVS
- a CDS encoding cupin domain-containing protein, with product MIYKGKVIENPVTGQSIRFIETAKDSGGKKVEIEVIYPKSTIQPLLYYHPLQETCLEVTQGELHLRLNHTEQVLKKGEKLLIAAGQPHTLWNATDLPTILRWTATPALRSEEFLTSVFQLAQDGQVSAAGNPTLLQFALLMREYRQEYRLAAPARWLWWMLFAVLRPIARLTGLQEVRPR
- a CDS encoding phosphatase PAP2 family protein, whose protein sequence is MKLLATLFLSGSLLLAGSPAATAQQSRSPYHTRFGVDAPITAGLGAVSGLGLYLISQKHGRSDAELAALDKNDLPRMDRFAAGNYNEDAILASNILCYGSLAVAPGVLALNSDIHDRFGQVAGLYLESMSATAAIFTMTAGTVYRNRPFLYGPEGPANKRKSHIATNSFFAGHTAHAATATFFAAKVFHDFHPDSPAEPLVWGAAAIIPAAVGYARIEAGKHFLTDNLVGYALGATIGVVVPQLHKTAGRTGLSILPMQGLNVNGYSYGGLLITQQL
- a CDS encoding YkvA family protein yields the protein MFAHLKAQAKALKAELYALYYAAQDARTPWYAKALMGFTIAYAMSPIDLIPDFIPVLGYLDDLLIVPACIALSIRLIPAEVMVQARLRAQEEALEKKPNWLAGGIILALWVVVLGIAGHYAYGWYVHRAQSR
- the pncA gene encoding bifunctional nicotinamidase/pyrazinamidase — its product is MKALLLIDIQNDFVPGGALAVPEGDAIIPLVNALQPQFELVVATQDWHPGGHKSFASAHAGQAVFSTIELHGQPQVLWPDHCVQDTAGTELHPALDTRRIEAIFRKGMNPEIDSYSGFYDNGHLKSTGLAHYLRGKGVTQVYIAGLAADYCVYFTAKDALAEGFETVVLADATRAISEEGSAQATADIIRRGGQVLTSVEALAALQKA